One genomic region from Gemmobacter aquarius encodes:
- a CDS encoding glucan biosynthesis protein, translating into MPMNDPVSRRALLAMAAALAPAAALGWPRAAGAQDTAAPAQAAPAAPQKFSFDVLSDEMRLLATKPHVTAPAPEGFLGDLNYDDYRLIRFRDDRARWAESDGRFQLAAFHMGWLFPEPVRIFEVTGESATEMQFSTDDFEYLNDLAKRVPEHAKLPGVAGFRLNTPLNRPDKWDELTAFVGASYFRALGRNSAYGLSARGLALNTATDRAEEFPRFSRFYMQRGAGDTITVYATLEGQSVTGAYRFIITPGTETVMEITCRLFFRQDVAELGVAPLTSMFLFSEKNRARFDDYRPNVHDSDGLRIERSDGDVIWRPLNNPTQLTGSYFAETAPRRFGLHQRDRAFDSYQDTGARYERRPSLDVEPMGDWGVGHVRLVEIPSDLEGNDNIVAYWVPEAPVKAGDAREFAYRLYWGDLPDDPTAPLAIVHETRAGHGGISGVEVQQGTRKFVVDFKGGMLAELEADAAVEPVVTIANGELTGTTLEKIADTDIWRLVIDISAADAAVVELGGHIAGYGRKLTETWLYQWINAK; encoded by the coding sequence ATGCCGATGAACGACCCCGTTTCGCGTCGTGCGCTGCTGGCCATGGCGGCGGCGCTCGCGCCGGCTGCGGCGCTTGGCTGGCCGCGGGCTGCGGGCGCACAGGACACCGCCGCACCGGCACAGGCGGCCCCTGCTGCGCCGCAGAAATTCTCGTTTGACGTCCTGAGCGACGAGATGCGGCTGCTGGCAACCAAGCCGCATGTCACCGCCCCCGCGCCCGAAGGGTTTCTGGGCGACCTGAACTACGATGATTACCGCCTGATCCGCTTTCGCGACGATCGTGCGCGCTGGGCCGAAAGCGACGGCCGGTTCCAGCTGGCCGCGTTCCATATGGGCTGGCTGTTCCCCGAGCCCGTCCGCATCTTCGAGGTGACGGGCGAGAGCGCGACCGAGATGCAATTCTCGACCGACGATTTCGAATATCTCAACGACCTTGCCAAGCGCGTGCCCGAACATGCCAAGCTGCCCGGCGTGGCGGGGTTCCGGCTGAACACGCCCCTGAACCGGCCCGACAAATGGGACGAGCTGACCGCCTTTGTCGGGGCGAGCTATTTCCGCGCGCTGGGGCGCAATTCGGCTTACGGGCTTTCGGCGCGGGGGCTTGCGCTGAACACCGCAACCGACAGGGCCGAGGAATTCCCCCGCTTCTCGCGCTTTTACATGCAGCGCGGGGCGGGTGATACGATCACCGTCTATGCCACGCTGGAAGGGCAAAGCGTCACGGGGGCCTACCGCTTTATCATCACGCCGGGAACCGAGACTGTGATGGAGATCACCTGTCGTCTGTTCTTCCGTCAGGACGTGGCCGAGCTGGGGGTTGCGCCCTTGACCTCGATGTTCCTGTTTTCGGAAAAGAACCGCGCCCGCTTCGACGATTACCGCCCCAACGTGCATGACAGCGACGGGTTGCGGATCGAGCGTTCGGATGGCGATGTGATCTGGCGGCCGCTGAACAACCCGACGCAGTTGACGGGGTCGTATTTCGCCGAAACCGCGCCGCGCCGCTTTGGCCTGCACCAGCGCGACAGGGCCTTTGACAGCTATCAGGACACCGGCGCGCGGTATGAACGCCGCCCGTCGCTGGATGTCGAGCCGATGGGGGATTGGGGCGTCGGGCATGTGCGTCTGGTGGAAATTCCGTCCGACCTCGAAGGTAATGACAACATCGTCGCCTATTGGGTGCCCGAAGCGCCGGTCAAGGCGGGGGATGCCCGCGAATTCGCCTATCGGCTGTATTGGGGCGACCTGCCCGACGATCCGACCGCGCCCTTGGCCATCGTGCACGAAACCCGCGCCGGACATGGCGGGATTTCCGGTGTCGAGGTGCAGCAGGGCACGCGCAAGTTCGTGGTCGATTTCAAGGGCGGCATGCTCGCCGAGCTGGAAGCCGACGCGGCGGTCGAGCCGGTCGTCACCATCGCGAACGGTGAATTGACAGGCACGACGCTGGAAAAAATCGCAGATACGGATATTTGGCGGCTCGTGATCGACATTTCCGCGGCGGATGCTGCCGTTGTGGAACTGGGTGGCCATATAGCTGGCTACGGGCGCAAGCTCACCGAAACCTGGCTTTATCAATGGATCAATGCGAAATGA
- a CDS encoding OpgC family protein → MNDQTATIIPPVRVKAPRDPRLDVFRGLCLVMIFINHVPGNAFENYTSRNFGFSDAAEGFVLMSGIAAGLAYSLDFKAPMRLWSGFGRVWKRVWTLYMVHILTTMAAIAAASAVAVFLGNAEVLFLNQMKYLFIDPLRTFVGLTILTHQFGYVNILPLYLVLLAVAPLLLMAAWRKPLWLMAGSVMLWAVAGQWHLGMPNYPTPGNWFFNPLTWQLIFVTGLLTGVAMKDGRRFVPVRLWLQVLTGGFVLFAAVATQVQPVSEAMGHALWMLQDALGFPWFLTAFEKSYVTAPRLLHILALAYFLSSFPAVRRACGSVFGKPFELLGRQALPVFALGSVLCIGFQGVKHALGDSVALDAGLLAVGLAAQFALAAARQYWPKSPS, encoded by the coding sequence ATGAACGACCAGACTGCAACGATCATTCCCCCCGTCAGGGTCAAGGCGCCGCGCGACCCGCGGCTCGACGTGTTTCGCGGGCTGTGTCTGGTGATGATCTTCATCAACCATGTGCCCGGGAATGCGTTCGAGAATTACACCTCGCGCAATTTCGGGTTCTCGGATGCGGCCGAAGGCTTCGTGCTGATGTCGGGGATCGCGGCGGGGCTGGCCTATTCGCTGGATTTCAAGGCACCGATGCGGCTTTGGTCGGGTTTTGGCCGGGTGTGGAAGCGGGTCTGGACGCTTTACATGGTGCATATCCTGACCACGATGGCGGCGATTGCGGCGGCATCGGCGGTGGCGGTGTTTCTGGGCAATGCCGAGGTGCTGTTCCTGAACCAGATGAAATACCTGTTCATCGATCCCTTACGCACCTTTGTCGGGCTGACGATCCTGACGCACCAGTTCGGCTATGTGAACATCCTGCCGCTTTATCTGGTGCTGCTGGCCGTTGCGCCCTTGCTGCTGATGGCGGCGTGGAGGAAGCCGCTTTGGCTTATGGCGGGGTCGGTCATGCTTTGGGCGGTGGCCGGGCAGTGGCATCTGGGGATGCCGAACTATCCCACGCCCGGCAACTGGTTCTTCAACCCGCTGACGTGGCAGCTGATCTTTGTCACCGGCCTTTTGACCGGCGTGGCAATGAAGGACGGGCGGCGCTTCGTGCCGGTGCGGCTTTGGTTGCAGGTGCTGACCGGCGGGTTCGTGCTGTTCGCGGCGGTCGCAACGCAGGTTCAGCCGGTTTCGGAAGCGATGGGGCACGCGTTGTGGATGTTGCAGGACGCGCTTGGCTTTCCGTGGTTTCTGACCGCCTTCGAGAAAAGCTATGTCACCGCGCCCCGCCTGTTGCACATTCTGGCGCTGGCCTATTTCCTGTCGAGCTTTCCGGCCGTGCGCCGTGCCTGCGGCAGCGTGTTCGGCAAGCCGTTCGAGCTGCTCGGCCGTCAGGCGTTGCCAGTCTTTGCGCTGGGATCGGTGCTGTGCATCGGGTTTCAGGGCGTCAAGCATGCACTGGGTGACAGCGTGGCGCTGGATGCGGGGCTGTTGGCCGTAGGGCTGGCGGCGCAGTTCGCGCTGGCCGCCGCCCGGCAGTATTGGCCGAAATCGCCTAGCTGA
- a CDS encoding FAD-binding domain-containing protein, whose protein sequence is MTHPIDPTRAAGLAAMQAFVPRMGGRYASGRNYDNGRGKHTAVSQLSPYIRRRLLTEAEVAQAALDAHGAEAAEKFLQEVLWRGYFKGWLEHRPQVWGAYQSGLLADLAALDRDRALRREVAKAEGGQTGLECFDAWAEELVETGYLHNHARMWFASIWIFTFGLPWRLGADFFYRHLLDGDAASNTLGWRWVAGLHTRGKAYQAQAWNIASFTNGRFTPRDADLALVTAGLEATEPDGLPPLLPLRGFTLPQAGVPTALLLTDEDCRIEEFDLGALDIRAAAMLATGHLRSPLPVVQMVLDFEAGALADCAGRAGVAMTPMRAGNASDLARWAAKAGAVQIVTPYATRGPLHDWLTEAAPALEAMGITLAEWRREWDGDIWPHAKAGFFKVKAQMPRLLGAMQA, encoded by the coding sequence ATGACCCACCCGATCGATCCGACCCGCGCCGCAGGGCTGGCTGCGATGCAGGCTTTCGTGCCGCGCATGGGCGGGCGCTATGCCAGCGGGCGGAACTATGACAACGGGCGCGGCAAGCATACCGCCGTGTCGCAACTGTCGCCCTATATCCGCCGCAGGCTGTTGACCGAAGCCGAGGTCGCCCAAGCGGCGCTTGACGCGCATGGCGCCGAAGCAGCCGAGAAGTTCCTGCAAGAGGTGCTGTGGCGCGGCTATTTCAAGGGCTGGCTCGAGCATCGCCCGCAGGTCTGGGGGGCTTACCAGAGCGGGCTTTTGGCCGATCTGGCCGCACTCGACCGCGACCGCGCCCTGCGGCGCGAGGTGGCAAAGGCCGAGGGCGGGCAGACGGGGCTGGAGTGTTTTGACGCATGGGCCGAAGAGCTGGTCGAGACCGGCTATCTGCACAATCACGCCCGCATGTGGTTCGCCTCGATCTGGATTTTCACCTTTGGCCTGCCGTGGCGGCTGGGCGCGGATTTCTTTTACCGTCATCTGCTCGATGGCGATGCGGCGTCGAATACGCTGGGCTGGCGCTGGGTGGCGGGGCTGCATACGCGGGGCAAGGCCTATCAGGCGCAGGCGTGGAACATCGCCAGTTTCACCAACGGGCGCTTCACGCCGCGTGACGCCGACCTTGCTTTGGTGACGGCGGGGCTGGAGGCGACCGAACCCGACGGCTTGCCGCCCTTGTTGCCCTTGCGCGGATTTACCCTGCCGCAAGCGGGCGTTCCCACGGCGCTGTTGCTGACGGATGAGGATTGCCGGATCGAAGAGTTCGACCTTGGCGCGCTGGATATCCGCGCGGCGGCGATGCTGGCCACGGGCCATCTTCGGTCGCCCCTGCCGGTGGTACAGATGGTTCTGGACTTTGAAGCGGGCGCATTGGCCGATTGCGCGGGCCGTGCGGGTGTGGCTATGACGCCGATGCGGGCGGGCAACGCAAGCGATCTTGCCCGCTGGGCGGCAAAGGCGGGGGCGGTGCAGATCGTCACCCCCTATGCCACGCGCGGCCCGCTGCACGACTGGCTGACCGAGGCTGCGCCTGCGCTGGAAGCAATGGGGATCACGCTGGCCGAATGGCGCAGGGAATGGGACGGCGACATCTGGCCCCATGCGAAGGCGGGGTTCTTCAAGGTCAAGGCGCAGATGCCGCGCCTGCTGGGCGCGATGCAGGCGTAA
- a CDS encoding PAS domain-containing hybrid sensor histidine kinase/response regulator: MPLEKKFTEFFRNAVDMLCIADLEGRLIAASPSWETTLGWTAEEICARPYLDFVHPDDVAETISAADVLLQGKPLRNFVNRYCAKDGSWHYLEWSASLNTEDRLIYATIRDVTMQRRAAVHHAQIEEVSGVGSWEIEASSGKIYWSPETYRIHELPPDSDVSLPDALAHFPHKTRQEVARRVAALMSEGTPYDLELAFVTAKGRQRWVRSTARVEWRGGHIARAFGTLQDITERKELEQSLEQERNRLRSTLAAIPDLIFEVDYAGRLTGYHVPEGAPPMAPPDMLLDHLMLDVLSPEVAAIAEEAMREVDENGVSRGKRYRMAGAAPRWFELSVSARLADKADEPPGYLFITRDVTESVHAEAVLHYRETLLQALFDLSPVGIVLNDLETGAFVDANSAFLAQIGYARDELAGLTYLDVAPPEAVAVDARQVAILRATGRCGPFEKYFLRKDGTQFPAVANGVLIADATGRQLIWSLVEDITDRKERENRLEAAERAAVAAREQLVTAVETLPDGFVLYDREDRLVIANDRYKEIYAESAPAMVQGTPFRDILRYGLDNGQYADAVGREEEWLEERMQKHLNPGPMIEQRLGSGRVLRIFERKTPDGGSVGLRVDVTELHDARKRAEEASRAKSLFLANMSHEIRTPLNGILGMADILASELTDPDQTQTARTIRESGETLLTILNDVLDMSKIEAGKLDLERKVFAPAEVVRKVEALHRLRARDKGLTFHVDLGQHLPQRLGDPHRVAQILHNLLSNAVKFTATGSVVMRLRGGSRGPLVIEVEDTGIGMTPEEIGRVYEDFEQADPSVTRRYGGTGLGMSILRRLTAMMGGSIDISSTPAQGTLVRVTLPLPAIKAAPFEAATEAVEPETDLAGLRALVADDNPINLRIMDAFLKRLGVDTVLVENGRAAVEAWAPGRFDLICLDIAMPELDGVSALREIHRLAAEQGGDVPPALAVTANAMAHQVAEYLQAGFAAHLAKPVRRTELAQLVATLSGRAAMAP, translated from the coding sequence GTGCCCCTGGAAAAGAAGTTCACCGAATTTTTCCGCAACGCTGTCGACATGCTTTGCATTGCCGACCTCGAAGGTCGGCTGATCGCTGCCAGCCCGTCTTGGGAAACCACGCTGGGCTGGACAGCGGAAGAGATTTGCGCCCGCCCCTATCTCGACTTCGTGCATCCCGACGATGTGGCCGAGACGATCTCGGCGGCGGATGTGCTGTTGCAGGGAAAACCGCTGCGGAACTTTGTGAACCGCTACTGCGCCAAGGACGGGTCGTGGCACTATCTGGAATGGAGTGCTTCGCTCAACACCGAAGACCGGCTGATCTATGCGACGATCCGCGATGTGACGATGCAGCGCCGCGCCGCCGTGCACCACGCGCAGATCGAGGAGGTTTCGGGTGTCGGGAGTTGGGAGATCGAGGCGTCGAGCGGCAAGATATATTGGTCGCCCGAAACTTACCGCATCCATGAATTGCCCCCCGACAGCGATGTGTCGCTGCCTGACGCATTGGCCCATTTCCCGCACAAGACCCGCCAAGAGGTCGCACGCAGGGTCGCGGCGCTGATGTCGGAAGGCACGCCCTATGATCTGGAACTGGCCTTCGTCACAGCAAAGGGGCGGCAACGCTGGGTTCGCAGCACCGCACGCGTCGAATGGCGGGGCGGGCATATCGCCCGCGCTTTCGGCACGTTGCAGGACATCACCGAGCGCAAGGAGCTGGAGCAATCGCTCGAGCAAGAGCGCAACCGCCTGCGCTCGACGCTGGCCGCCATTCCGGACCTGATCTTCGAGGTCGATTACGCCGGCCGCCTGACCGGCTATCACGTGCCCGAGGGCGCGCCGCCGATGGCACCGCCGGACATGCTGCTTGACCACCTGATGCTTGACGTTTTGTCGCCCGAAGTGGCGGCGATCGCCGAAGAGGCGATGCGCGAGGTCGACGAAAACGGCGTGTCGCGCGGCAAACGCTACCGCATGGCCGGAGCGGCGCCGCGCTGGTTCGAGCTGTCGGTCTCGGCCCGTCTCGCCGACAAGGCCGACGAACCGCCCGGTTATCTGTTCATCACGCGCGACGTGACCGAAAGCGTCCATGCCGAGGCGGTGCTGCACTACCGCGAAACCCTGCTGCAGGCGTTGTTCGACCTGTCCCCCGTGGGGATCGTGCTGAACGATCTGGAGACGGGGGCCTTTGTCGATGCCAACAGCGCCTTTCTGGCGCAGATCGGCTATGCGCGCGACGAACTGGCGGGACTGACCTATCTTGACGTGGCCCCGCCCGAAGCGGTTGCGGTGGATGCCCGACAGGTCGCCATCTTGCGGGCGACGGGGCGGTGCGGGCCATTCGAGAAATACTTTCTACGCAAGGATGGCACGCAGTTTCCCGCAGTGGCCAACGGCGTGCTGATCGCCGATGCGACGGGGCGCCAATTGATCTGGAGCCTTGTCGAGGACATCACCGACCGCAAGGAGCGCGAGAACCGGCTCGAGGCCGCAGAGCGTGCCGCCGTGGCTGCCCGCGAACAGCTTGTCACCGCGGTCGAGACGCTGCCGGACGGGTTCGTCCTTTACGACCGCGAGGACCGGCTGGTGATCGCCAATGACCGCTACAAGGAAATCTATGCCGAAAGCGCCCCCGCGATGGTGCAGGGCACGCCGTTCCGCGACATCCTGCGCTACGGGCTGGACAATGGCCAATACGCCGATGCGGTCGGGCGCGAGGAGGAATGGCTGGAAGAGAGGATGCAAAAGCATCTGAATCCCGGCCCGATGATCGAGCAGCGCCTGGGCAGCGGGCGGGTGCTGCGTATCTTTGAACGCAAGACGCCGGACGGGGGCAGCGTCGGTCTGCGCGTCGATGTGACCGAGTTGCACGATGCCCGCAAACGCGCCGAAGAGGCGAGCCGCGCCAAATCGCTGTTTCTGGCCAATATGAGCCACGAAATCCGCACGCCGCTGAACGGTATTCTGGGCATGGCCGATATCCTTGCCTCCGAACTGACCGATCCGGACCAGACCCAGACGGCCCGCACGATCCGCGAATCGGGCGAGACGTTGCTGACGATCCTGAACGATGTGCTCGACATGTCGAAGATCGAGGCGGGCAAGCTCGACCTTGAACGCAAGGTCTTTGCCCCCGCCGAAGTGGTCCGCAAGGTCGAGGCGCTGCACCGCCTGCGCGCGCGTGACAAGGGGCTGACCTTTCACGTCGATCTTGGGCAGCATCTGCCGCAGCGGCTTGGCGATCCGCATCGGGTGGCGCAGATCCTGCACAACCTGCTGAGCAATGCAGTGAAATTCACCGCGACCGGCAGCGTGGTAATGCGGTTGCGCGGCGGGTCGCGGGGGCCTTTGGTCATCGAGGTGGAAGACACCGGCATCGGCATGACACCCGAAGAGATCGGGCGCGTCTACGAGGATTTCGAGCAGGCCGATCCCAGCGTGACGCGGCGCTATGGCGGCACGGGGTTGGGCATGTCGATCCTGCGACGGCTGACCGCGATGATGGGCGGCAGCATCGACATTTCCAGCACCCCGGCCCAAGGCACGCTGGTGCGGGTGACGCTGCCCTTGCCCGCGATCAAGGCCGCCCCCTTTGAGGCGGCGACCGAGGCGGTCGAGCCTGAAACCGATCTGGCGGGCTTGCGTGCGCTGGTGGCCGATGACAACCCGATCAACCTGCGGATCATGGATGCGTTCCTGAAGCGGCTCGGGGTCGATACCGTGCTGGTCGAGAACGGTCGCGCCGCGGTCGAGGCATGGGCACCGGGGCGGTTCGACCTGATCTGTCTGGATATCGCCATGCCCGAACTCGACGGTGTGTCGGCCTTGCGCGAAATCCATCGGCTGGCGGCGGAACAGGGCGGCGATGTGCCGCCCGCGCTTGCCGTGACGGCCAACGCGATGGCGCATCAGGTGGCCGAATACCTGCAAGCCGGTTTCGCCGCGCATCTGGCCAAGCCCGTGCGCCGCACCGAACTGGCGCAACTGGTCGCCACGCTGAGCGGGCGGGCGGCGATGGCACCCTGA
- the mdoH gene encoding glucans biosynthesis glucosyltransferase MdoH, translating into MTPAAPLQGRVILTRTVALGASISAAYGGFLLFLQFGAADGLDSFDILRSALIFASTFWLAWGAVTALAGLTTRPPFVPRQSGPITARTAILVPVYNEDPVATFARIAAMEASLRATGFAHLFHFAILSDTRDDAVAARERMWFLRLITDTDGEGRIFYRRRDKNKGRKAGNIEDFIKRSGAAYDYGIILDADSLMEGETMVEMVRRMEAAPGLGLLQTLPVIIKARSRFGRTMQFAGAFYSPIFARGLAMMQGRTGPFWGHNAIVRLRAFAESCALPELSGKPPFGGHILSHDYVEAALLARAGWVVRVDDDLTGSYEEGPENIIDHAKRDRRWCQGNLQHSRLLLAPGLKPWSRFVFLQGILAYIAPVFWLAFLAASIAAPLFTPPIDYFPIESWPFPVLPVSQVSKALGLAIGVVGLLFLPKVLIVIDAGLRGRARGFGGTMRAIASTLTELLFSSITAPLFLMFQTRSVMQVLRGADGGWPAQTRGDGTLGFGDAWAASHWIVTTGVVVLGAAQWFAPALVLWLLPVALPMVLAPVLIAWSSHPSRTDLFLTPMESAPTQVMGLQAAVMERWQMVAAPLPEAVAEVPRPARA; encoded by the coding sequence ATGACCCCCGCAGCCCCCTTGCAAGGCCGGGTGATCCTCACCCGGACAGTCGCTTTGGGGGCGAGCATTTCGGCGGCTTACGGCGGGTTTCTGCTGTTCTTGCAATTCGGCGCGGCAGACGGGCTGGACAGTTTCGACATCCTGCGGTCAGCGCTGATCTTCGCGTCAACCTTCTGGCTGGCTTGGGGGGCGGTGACGGCGCTGGCGGGGCTGACGACGCGGCCGCCGTTCGTGCCACGGCAAAGCGGGCCGATCACGGCGCGGACGGCCATTCTGGTGCCGGTCTATAACGAAGACCCTGTGGCGACATTCGCGCGGATCGCGGCGATGGAAGCGTCGCTTCGCGCCACGGGCTTTGCCCACCTGTTCCATTTCGCCATCCTGTCGGACACCCGCGATGATGCGGTCGCGGCGCGCGAACGCATGTGGTTCCTGCGGCTGATCACCGACACCGATGGCGAGGGGCGGATCTTTTACCGCCGCCGCGACAAGAACAAAGGGCGCAAGGCCGGCAATATCGAGGATTTCATCAAGCGGTCGGGGGCGGCCTATGATTACGGCATCATCCTGGACGCCGACAGCCTGATGGAAGGCGAAACCATGGTCGAGATGGTGCGCCGGATGGAGGCAGCACCGGGCTTGGGCCTGTTGCAAACGCTGCCCGTCATAATCAAGGCGCGGTCGCGGTTCGGGCGGACGATGCAGTTCGCGGGGGCGTTCTATTCACCGATCTTCGCGCGGGGCCTTGCGATGATGCAAGGGCGGACGGGGCCGTTCTGGGGGCATAACGCCATCGTGCGGCTGCGGGCCTTCGCCGAAAGCTGCGCCTTGCCGGAATTGTCGGGCAAGCCGCCCTTTGGCGGGCATATCCTGAGCCATGACTATGTGGAAGCCGCGCTTCTGGCGCGGGCGGGCTGGGTGGTGCGGGTCGATGACGACCTGACCGGCAGCTACGAGGAAGGCCCCGAAAACATCATCGACCACGCCAAGCGCGACCGGCGCTGGTGTCAGGGCAACTTGCAACATTCGCGGCTGCTCTTGGCTCCGGGGTTGAAGCCCTGGAGCCGTTTCGTGTTTCTGCAAGGCATCCTTGCCTATATCGCGCCGGTGTTCTGGCTGGCCTTTCTTGCCGCCTCCATCGCGGCCCCGCTGTTCACACCGCCGATCGATTATTTCCCGATCGAAAGCTGGCCCTTTCCGGTGCTGCCCGTAAGCCAGGTGTCAAAGGCGCTGGGGCTGGCCATCGGGGTGGTGGGGCTGCTGTTCCTGCCCAAGGTTCTGATCGTGATCGACGCAGGTCTGCGCGGGCGGGCGCGGGGCTTTGGCGGGACGATGCGGGCGATAGCGTCGACCCTGACCGAACTTTTGTTCTCGTCGATCACCGCGCCCTTGTTCCTGATGTTCCAGACGCGGTCGGTGATGCAGGTTCTGCGCGGGGCCGATGGCGGTTGGCCCGCCCAGACGCGGGGCGACGGGACGCTGGGCTTTGGCGATGCCTGGGCCGCTTCGCACTGGATCGTGACGACGGGAGTGGTGGTGCTGGGGGCGGCGCAATGGTTCGCGCCTGCGCTGGTCTTGTGGCTGCTGCCGGTTGCGCTGCCGATGGTGCTGGCACCCGTGCTGATCGCGTGGTCGTCGCATCCAAGCCGGACGGACCTGTTCCTGACGCCGATGGAAAGCGCGCCCACGCAGGTGATGGGCCTGCAAGCCGCCGTGATGGAGCGGTGGCAGATGGTCGCGGCCCCCCTGCCCGAGGCCGTGGCGGAGGTGCCGCGACCCGCCCGCGCCTGA
- a CDS encoding aldo/keto reductase codes for MHQHLPLNDGHSIPQPGFGLWQVPQDHTARVVREGLAAGYRLIDGAAIYGNESGLGEGLRTTDIPRDEIFVTTKVWNDHHGYDAARRAAHESLQRIGCGYLDCLLIHWPCPDHDRYVETWKALIALRDEGLVRSIGVSNFMAPHLERIIGETGVTPVLNQIELHPRLTQADLRALHAKLGILTQSWTPLGQGKTFTAPAVQTAAARTGKSPAQVILRWHVQLGCSVIPRSTRAEGLAENLSLWDFALTEAEMAAIAALDAGERTGPDPLLFS; via the coding sequence ATGCACCAGCACCTGCCGCTGAACGATGGCCACAGCATCCCGCAACCGGGCTTCGGCCTGTGGCAAGTTCCGCAAGACCACACCGCCCGCGTGGTGCGCGAAGGGCTCGCCGCCGGATACCGCCTGATCGACGGCGCTGCGATCTATGGCAACGAATCCGGTCTGGGCGAAGGCTTGCGAACCACCGACATCCCGCGCGACGAGATTTTCGTGACGACCAAGGTCTGGAACGACCACCACGGCTATGATGCCGCCCGTCGCGCGGCGCATGAAAGCCTGCAACGCATCGGCTGCGGCTATCTCGACTGTCTGCTGATCCATTGGCCTTGCCCCGACCATGACCGCTACGTCGAAACCTGGAAAGCCCTTATTGCCCTGCGCGACGAAGGGCTGGTGCGGTCCATCGGCGTGTCGAACTTCATGGCCCCGCATCTCGAACGCATCATCGGCGAAACCGGCGTCACGCCCGTGCTGAACCAGATCGAACTGCACCCGCGCCTGACGCAAGCCGACCTGCGCGCGCTGCACGCCAAGCTTGGCATCCTGACGCAAAGCTGGACCCCGCTGGGGCAGGGCAAGACCTTTACCGCCCCCGCGGTTCAGACCGCAGCCGCCCGCACCGGCAAAAGCCCCGCCCAGGTCATCCTGCGCTGGCATGTGCAGCTTGGCTGTTCGGTCATCCCGCGCTCGACCCGCGCGGAAGGGCTGGCCGAAAACCTGTCGCTCTGGGATTTTGCGCTGACCGAAGCCGAGATGGCGGCGATTGCGGCGCTCGACGCAGGCGAACGCACCGGTCCTGATCCCTTGCTGTTCAGCTAG